The DNA segment ACATTACATACCTTCCTCAAAGAGCTACCAAAATCCTTGCGCCAAGGTAGTTTACCCTTTGTTCTGGCTTTTCTAGGTGTGTTTTATGGCTTTCTCATAGGCATGATTAAAACATCACCCTTCACGGCGGCGAGGGGGCTTCTAGATTGGTTAACGCCAATCACCTTTGCTTTTTATCTATTTGTCCACTGGCGTGATTATCCCTTGTATCGCCGCACTATTGAGCGCACCTTTACCTGGGGTGTTTTGGTGACAGGAATCTATGGAATTGTGCAGTTTCTTAACCCTCCTGAATGGGATTTATTTTGGTTAACCAGTACAAAATTAACTAGCATGGGTGATCCTGAACCTCTGAAACTGCGTATTTGGAGTACAATGGCATCCCCCGCACCTTATGCAGCCATGATGATGGCTGGCTTGTTGTTATTATTTACCAATAAAAGTTTTATTCGCCTTCCTGCTTCGGCGGCTGGTTATTTGGCTTTCCTACTGACAACAGTACGCACCTTGTGGGCAGGATGGTTAATAGCTTTTCTAACTTTTTTAACTTCACTAAAGACACGTTTACAACTACGCCTATTTATTACTATTTTGATTATGGCGTTATGTGTCATTCCTTTAACACAAATAGAGCAATTTTCTAAACCCATCACCACTCGCTTTGAGACATTTTCTAATCTTGAGGATGATGATAGTGCGAGGGTCAGACAGAAAATCTATGAAGATGGTCTTAATAGTGCTTTAACTAATGCTTTGGGTAATGGAGTAGGCAACACTTTTATTGTGAATGAAAAAGGCGTATTAGAACCGATTGTAGTCGATAGTGGCATTCTGGATATGTTTTTCACATTGGGTTGGTTTGGTGGTGTATTCTACTTACTGGCATTATTTATGGTGTTTAGCCAAGCATTCCAATATTCAGAGTATAGTTTTGACTCTTTCATGGCTGCCGCTAGAGCTATTAGTCTGGGTATGTTATCAACATTATTGGGTAATAGTGGGATGTTGGGGATGCCGGGTATGGTTCTTTGGAGCTTTGTAGCTATGGCTATGGCGGGGCATAAATATCACGCACAGCAAAGAATTAGGCATCACTAGTAGTTCACCAACCAAAAATTGCTAGGCTAAGGCAAGCAGGGGGAGAAAGCGATTTTTTTGCTGCTATTAACCTAGCAAAGTTGACTTGCCATACTAATAGTACAGGTCGGCGGAAATAATTCGGTTGTGGACTCTTAAAAACAGAACTGAAAAATTAGCTCAAGCTTTTGTGTTGGCTTTTTTGAAAGATAGGGTTTTTCTACCCGCTAACAAGCCGAGTCCAATCACAGATAAACCAAAGATGGAACCTGGTTCAGGGACAGTACTGTAAGTAACAGACTCTACAGTGTTCGCATCAATAAAACTATCTGTGACGACTGAGAATTGAGGTACGACGAAATTCAATCCCAAGAATTGTCCATTCACAATTCTGCCTGAAAAATCAGTAAAAACAGACGCAAGAGAATCATCTGCTTCAGTGAATATCTGACCATTATATTCAGCAAAAATCTTTAAACCTTCGGCAATTGTAGCTTGTTGATCATCTGCTACTGCGGCTAAATCGAAAGAGAAAGAGCCAGTCAGAGTATTGCTAGTATTAGAGAAATTGTATGTGATATTGGCCGCTTGAGCAGGCAGAGTTTCCCCTATGGTAAACATTAAAGTAGTTCCTACTGTTACACCTGCTACTTTTTTGAGGATAGAGCTAGTCATTTTTTTCCTTGATTTACAGAATATATATGAGCTATGTAAACTCTCCACTAGAGTGGTGGCTGAGTTAATGCAGCTTTCATGGCTTGGAAGATGTGGCTTTGATCAACAACACTGCGAATACCAGATGCAGTGTAGGAACCAGAACTATCTGTGAACTGCACCGGTTGACCAAAATATCTCACGAGGTTGGAAGAATAAGCACCTTGGAAATAAACAGGGACAGGTCTTCGGCT comes from the Nostoc sp. PCC 7120 = FACHB-418 genome and includes:
- a CDS encoding O-antigen ligase family protein; this encodes MNHILTDSSSTTDLGFGKQPLLAWLAILSLVLFSAVCIFGGAAGILRTAYVILSFAVGAFLYVRYPVLYTGFAWWIWFVTPFVARVVDYKSGWDPTRFMLVSQYLVTLLTLHTFLKELPKSLRQGSLPFVLAFLGVFYGFLIGMIKTSPFTAARGLLDWLTPITFAFYLFVHWRDYPLYRRTIERTFTWGVLVTGIYGIVQFLNPPEWDLFWLTSTKLTSMGDPEPLKLRIWSTMASPAPYAAMMMAGLLLLFTNKSFIRLPASAAGYLAFLLTTVRTLWAGWLIAFLTFLTSLKTRLQLRLFITILIMALCVIPLTQIEQFSKPITTRFETFSNLEDDDSARVRQKIYEDGLNSALTNALGNGVGNTFIVNEKGVLEPIVVDSGILDMFFTLGWFGGVFYLLALFMVFSQAFQYSEYSFDSFMAAARAISLGMLSTLLGNSGMLGMPGMVLWSFVAMAMAGHKYHAQQRIRHH
- a CDS encoding PEP-CTERM sorting domain-containing protein (PEP-CTERM proteins occur, often in large numbers, in the proteomes of bacteria that also encode an exosortase, a predicted intramembrane cysteine proteinase. The presence of a PEP-CTERM domain at a protein's C-terminus predicts cleavage within the sorting domain, followed by covalent anchoring to some some component of the (usually Gram-negative) cell surface. Many PEP-CTERM proteins exhibit an unusual sequence composition that includes large numbers of potential glycosylation sites. Expression of one such protein has been shown restore the ability of a bacterium to form floc, a type of biofilm.) encodes the protein MTSSILKKVAGVTVGTTLMFTIGETLPAQAANITYNFSNTSNTLTGSFSFDLAAVADDQQATIAEGLKIFAEYNGQIFTEADDSLASVFTDFSGRIVNGQFLGLNFVVPQFSVVTDSFIDANTVESVTYSTVPEPGSIFGLSVIGLGLLAGRKTLSFKKANTKA